A stretch of Arachis hypogaea cultivar Tifrunner chromosome 15, arahy.Tifrunner.gnm2.J5K5, whole genome shotgun sequence DNA encodes these proteins:
- the LOC112747528 gene encoding ATP-dependent Clp protease proteolytic subunit 4, chloroplastic-like, with amino-acid sequence MDLLSLSASNPSTSSLSLSRSPFRTLFPKPPISSFNPKTHFPQSSTTVTPLRCHLTAASPAPSKAANFGSQTRKPGITFQLSSPQTPATALRGAESDVMGLLLRERIVFLGSSIDDFVADAVMSQLLLLDAQDPTKDIRLFINSPGGSLSATMAIYDAVQLVRADVSTVALGIAASTASIILGGGTKGKRLAMPNTRIMIHQPLGGASGQAIDVEIQAKEVMHNKNNVTRIISSFTGRSFEQVQKDIDRDRYMSPIEAVEYGIIDGVIDRDRIIPLMPVPERVKSTLNYEEISKDPKKFLNPDIPDDEIY; translated from the exons ATGGATTTGCTCTCACTTTCAGCTTCTAACCCTTCAACTTCTTCTCTCTCGCTCTCTCGTTCTCCCTTCCGTACCCTCTTTCCAAAGCCACCCATTTCTTCGTTTAACCCCAAAACCCATTTTCCCCAATCTTCAACCACCGTAACCCCACTCCGTTGCCACCTCACCGCCGCTTCCCCTGCACCGTCCAAAGCTGCAAACTTTGGGTCCCAAACGCGAAAACCTGGTATCACTTTTCAGCTCTCGTCGCCCCAAACGCCGGCCACGGCCTTGAGAGGTGCCGAGAGCGACGTGATGGGTCTGTTGTTGAGAGAGAGGATCGTGTTCTTGGGCAGCAGCATCGATGACTTCGTTGCTGACGCCGTTATGAGTCAGTTGTTGCTGTTGGATGCTCAGGACCCAACCAAAGATATTAGGCTCTTCATCAATTCCCCTGGTGGTTCTCTCAG TGCTACGATGGCTATCTATGATGCCGTACAGCTTGTGAGGGCTGATGTTTCCACAGTTGCACTCGGAATCGCAGCATCAACTGCGTCCATCATCCTCGGTGGCGGCACCAAAGGCAAGCGCCTTGCTATGCCAAACACACGAATTATGATTCATCAGCCTCTTGGAGGTGCCAGCGGACAAGCTATAGATGTAGAGATTCAGGCAAAAGAAGTTATGCACAACAAGAACAACGTCACAAGAATTATTTCAAGCTTCACCGGTCGCTCATTCGAACAAGTCCAGAAAGACATTGATAGGGATAGGTACATGTCTCCAATTGAAGCAGTTGAGTATGGAATCATTGATGGTGTAATAGATAGAGATAGAATTATTCCTCTGATGCCAGTTCCAGAAAGGGTGAAATCAACACTGAATTATGAAGAAATAAGTAAAGACCCTAAGAAATTCCTGAACCCAGACATCCCTGATGATGAGATATACTAA